CCCGAGTCACCTGCCATTCCCCGCCATTCCGACCTCCCCACCCTGACCCCACCCGGATCCTCCGTcagcccctgccctgctcagCCTCTGCCTTGCCTGCAGCCTGCCAGTGCAGCCCCGAGGGCTCGCTCAGCAGCCTGTGCGAAGGGGTCAGCGGGCAGTGCCCCTGCCGAGCCGGTGCCTTTGGGCTCCGCTGCGACCGCTGCCAGCGTGGCCAGTGGGGATTCCCCAGCTGCCGGCCTTGTGTCTGCAACGGCCACGCAGACGAATGTGACAGCCACACGGGCGCTTGCCTGGGCTGCCGTGACCACACAGGGGGTGAGCGCTGTGAAAGGTGAGCCCTGGGCAGCTCTGAGTGGGCTGGTAGGGGGGCCGGCTACTCAGGGATGACATGTCTCTTCCTGCCCCTCAACGCAGGTGCATTGCTGGCTTCCACGGGGACCCTCGGCTGCCATATGGGGGCCAGTGCCGGCCCTGTCCCTGCCCTGAAGGCCCTGGGAGCCGGCGGCACTTTGCTACTTCCTGCCATCGGGATGGGTACTCCCAGCAGATCATGTGCCACTGCAGGGCAGGCTACACGGGTGAGTGGGTAAGGTACAGGCGTGGGCTGAGGGTGAGGCAGCTGGGCCGAACACTCATACCTTCCACCTGACTGTGGGCAGGGCTGCGGTGCGAAGCTTGTGCCCCTGGGCACTTTGGGGACCCATCAAGGCCAGGTGGCCAGTGCCAACCGTGTGAATGCAGTGGAAACATTGATCCCACGGACCCTGATGCCTGTGATCCCCATACGGGGCAATGCCTGCGCTGCTTACACCACACAGAGGGGCCACACTGTGCCCACTGCAAGCCCGGCTTCCATGGGCAGGCTGTCCGACAAAGCTGTCACCGTGAGTGTGAGATGGGAGGGGATGGCTGGGGTGAGTGTCCATTGCTTGGGCTCCCCTTGACTAGTATGCTCATCCTGTCTGGCACAGGCTGCACCTGCAACGTACTAGGCACAGATCCCCAGCAGTGCCCATCCTCTGACCAATGCAACTGTGACCCAAGCAGTGGGCAGTGCCCATGCCTCCCAAATGTCCAGGGCCTTAGCTGTGACCGTTGTGCCCCCAACTTCTGGAATCTTACCAGTGGCCGTGGTTGCCAGCCGTGTGCCTGCCATCCACATCGAGCCAGAGGACCCACCTGCAACGAGGTATGGGACCTTCCTATAGATCCCTGGGTAGATGGGACCGGGACCAGCTGACTTCCTCCAGCTCAAGGGCTCAGCCTATGATTGAAGCTCTGGTCTCTGCTTTATTCCCACTACAGTTCACAGGGCAGTGCCACTGCCATGCCGGATTTGGTGGGCAGACCTGTGCTGAGTGCCAGGAGCTTCACTGGGGAGACCCTGGGTTGCAGTGCCGTGGTGAGCAAGCCCGGGGGgccagggtgggtgggggacTTCCCAGGATGCCCCACTAATACCTAACTCTGCGGTCTGCACTTTCTTGCAGCCTGTGATTGCGACCCTCGTGGGATAGACACACCTCAGTGTCATCGCTCCACAGGCCACTGCAGCTGCCGCCCAGGCGTATCTGGAGTACGCTGTGACCAGTGTGCCCGTGGCTTCACTGGTGTCTTTCCTGCCTGCCACCCCTGCCATGCATGCTTCGGTGACTGGGACCGAGTGGTGCAGGACTTGGCTGCCCGTACACggcgcctggagcagagggtgCAGGAGCTGCAGCAGACGGGCGTGCTGGGTGCCTTTGAGAGTAGCTTCTGGCGCATACAGGAGAAGCTGGGCACTGTGCAGGGGATTGTGCGTGCCCGTAACACCTCAGCTGCCTCCACTGCACAGCTTGTGGAGGCCACAGAGGAGCTGCGGTGCGGATGGGCCTCAGATATGTGGTGGGAAGGGGCAGTGGCCCAGCGGACTGGGGCTAAAGTCACTACAAatacctccctcccctctgacacaGGCGTCAGATTGGGGAGGCCACTGAGCGTCTGACCCAGCTGGAGGCAGAGCTGACCGCTGTGCAGGATGAGAACTTTAATGCCAACCATGCACTAAGCAGCTTGGAGAGAGACGGGCTTGCACTTAATCTCACACTGCGGCAGCTTGACCAGCATCTGGACCTCCTGAAGCATTCCAACTTCCTGGGTAAGTTGGTGGCCAACTATGCAGGTTGGCCAACTATGCAGGGCCAGGGTCGATCTTCTACTGACTGCCCGTCTCTGCCCAACTTAGGTGCCTATGACAGCATCCGCCACGCGCATGGCCTGTCTGCAGAGGCAGAACGTCGTGCCAATACATCAGCCCTGACAGTGCCCAGCCCTGTGAGCAACTCAGCTAACACTCGGCACCGGACAGAGGTGCTGATGGGTGCCCAGAAGGAGGACTTTCACCGCAAGCACATGGCCAACCAGCAGGCACTGGGAGAGCTCTCCACCCTAGCTCACAGCCTGAGCCTGACAGGCATAAATGAACTGGTGAGTCATAAACATGAGGTGGGACATGTGGGGACAGCTGCTCCTTCCACAGGGCCCTGACTTGTTCTGTGCCTGGCAGGTGTGTGGGGCCCCAGGGGACGCACCCTGCGCTACAAGCCCCTGTGGAGGTGCTGGCTGTCGGGACGAGGATGGGCAGCCCCGCTGCGGAGGCCTCAGCTGCAGTGGGGCAGTAGCCATGGCAGACCTGGCGCTGGGTCGAGCCCGGCACACACAGACAGAACTGCAGCGGGCACTGGCAGAAGGTGGTGGCATCCTCAGCCAGGTGGCAGAGACTCGTCGGCAGGCAGGCGAGGCACAACAGCGAGCCCAGGAGGCCCTGGACAAAGCTAATGCTTCCAGGGGACAGGTGGAGCAGGCCAACCAGGAACTGCGGGAACTCATCCAGAGTGTGAAGGACTTCCTGAGCCGTGAGCCTCCCATGTGGCCCAGGCCATGTGGTTGTTTCCCTTGTCTGTGTCCCTGGGTTCATACTTGTGTCAGGTCCTGTATTGGACCTCTGCTTATGACCCATGTCTGGCCCCTGAGCCCTTGCCCATTTGTGGTCTTCTAGTCCATGACCCTGAGTCTGTGCCCCACATATAGTTCCTGTCCTTATGGTTACATCCTTATGCTTATTAGCCAACCCACATTCCATGAGCAGTCCCTGAGTCCATATCCCAAGATTGTGTCCACATACTGATGCTGGGAATGTGTCTCTAATCCCTTGACTGTGTTCTCATAGAGGAAGGGGCTGATCCCGATAGCATTGAGGTGGTGGCCACAAGGGTGCTACAGCTCTCCATCCCAGCATCACCTGAGCAGATCCAGCACCTGGCTAGCGAGATTGCAGAGCGAGTCCGGAGCCTGGCAGATGTGGACACAATCCTAGCACGCACTGTGGGAGATGTGCATCGGGCAGAACGGCTACTACAAGATGCACAGCGGGCACGGTCTGACCCCAACCCTGACCCTCATCCTTGGCACTTAGTCCTGATACTTGCAGGCCatgattctctctctttcccaggaGCCGGGCTGAAGGTGAGAAACAGAAGGCAGAGACAGTACAGGCGGCGCTGGAGGAAGCCCAGCGGGCACAGGGTGCTGCTCATGGTGCTATCCAGGGGGCAGCGGTTGACACACGTGACACAGAACAGACCCTGCACCAGGTGTGGTCTCTGGAATATCAATGGGACAAGGTTATGGGCATGCTTCATTGGCCCGTTTAACCCTGGGCCCACCCATGGCAGGTGCAGGAGAGGATGACAGGTGCAGAGCAAGCACTGAGCTCTGCGGGCGAGCGGGCTCAGCAACTGGATGGTCTCCTGGAGGCTCTGAAATTGAAACGAGCAGGAAATAGCCTGGCAGCCTCTAGTGCTGAAGAAACAGCAAGCAATGCCCAGGGTCGTGCCAGGGAGGCTGAGAAGGTAGACTGAGGCAGAACCAACTAAAGGGGGTGATAGTCGGGGCTGGGTCTCCACTGGGCCACAGTGACCCTGCCCTCTATATTCCCAGATACTGGAGGGCCCACTAGGCGACCAATATCAAACAGTGAAGGCCCTGGCTGAGCGCAAGACCCAAGGTGTTTTGGCCGCGCAGGCGCGGGCAGAGCAACTGCGGGATGAGGCTCGGGGCTTGTTACAGGCGGCTCAGGACAAGCTGCAGCGGCTGCAAGGTAAGGGTGGGGTCCGGTGGACACCAGAGATGTGGGCTTCGGGAATAGAATCCTTGAGCTGAGACCTGCCTCTCTTAGAGCTGGAGGGCACCTATGAGCAGAACGAGCGAGCATTGGAAGGTAAAGCGGCCCAGCTGGATGGGCTGGAGGCCAGGATGCGCAGCGTACTTCAAGACATCAACTTGCAGGTCCAGATCTACAACACCTGCCAGTGACCCCTGCCCGAGCCCACCCCCGTCTCCAGCCCCATCCCGCACGAGTTACTGCCTATGCACGGAACGGTTCCCAACCGGGCAAGGCCCCAATAAACCGGCGTGAATCCCTACTTTGTTGTCTGGACTCTGATTTGTGGAGGGCGGGGTCTCTGGGCGGAACGTCAAGGCTGACACCAGCAGGGCACCGGAGCCCCGCCTCCTCATTTTGGGCCGCCCCGGAGCTGCCTGTCGCCGCGTGCCCGCCGGAAGTGCGTCATCGCCTCGGCTTTCAGCCACCTGGGGTCGTAACTAGAAGTAGAAACAAAACAAGCAGCCGAGGCGGTAGCGGGGGCGCCGGGACGGGGGAGGGGCGCGCCGGAACCGGAACCGACCTGACGCCGGAACCGGAACCGAGAGCGAGTTGCCAGGGCCCGAAGAGGCCTGGCGGCGACGGTCTCGCTCGGTGAGTGGGGCGGGCAGCTACTCGCCTGTTTGGCCGGGGCGGAGAGGCCGGGAAGCGGCCCAGGCGGCCTGTCCAAGGTCACGGGCCGTGCCAGCCCCCGCCCCTCGAGCCCCGGGGCATGCCGGGCCTACCGATGCAGGTGGGGCAGTGTGCTACGCCGGTGGCGGGCCTCCCTCCTCTGAAAGGGCTGGCGGCGAGCGAGGtcggcttcctggaggaggcggtGGCGGGCCCAGGGTTCGGAGGCTGGAGCTGGGTTGCAGCCCGGCCTGGGCGCTGGCCTGCGGTCAGTAACCCGGCACGGCCCTATTAGGCCGGCATGGGGAGGGACGCGACCTTCGGCTGGGGCCTAGGTGCAAAGAGGAGAAAGCTGTCCGCTCTGCCTCTGGGCCTGTCGTCATTAAAGATCCAGCCAACTAGTCACACTTCTGACCCGTAGAAGGATACCTGCCCCACATCCACCCTAGGAAACAGAGCTAGTGACTGTCCTACTATCTCAGGCCCCGCTTGAGGCAGCCAGGGGTCCTAGATACATAGTTCATCCCCATGCTTTTCTCAGTTTGGAGAACTTTATTTTGGATGGAGAAACTGCCCTGAATTCACTGGGGGTCTGTGGGAAACGGGGTGGAAGGCCTCTGGCTTAGCTGGTGAGTGGACCTGAGAAGAAAGGGGATGGTATCAGTTTCAGTCCAAACTGTGTGCCCACCCTGCTGTGGCTGTAGGGCAAGGTGGCTGTTGAAAGGGTAATGTGACATCTGGATACCCTTTTCACCCAGCTTTTTCAGTCCCTTCTGCTTGGGACAGCGGCTGGAGAGAGTAATCTCTCCTGGGATTTAGGGGAAGAAATGCAAGCCATGTATGGGAGCAGGTTTACAAGAGAGTGGGAGCTGGCAGGTGAGGCGCCTTAGCCTCAGAACCTTGCCTGGGCAGTGGTAGCACCTGTCTGGGTCCGTTTTTAGCCACAGAGCCTGGTCCTCCTGCTGCTTGTCTCTTCCTGTCTtgccttcctcctccacctcctacTTCTCGGGTGGTGACTAAGCAGCCAGTGAGAGTGAGGAAAAGTGAGCACCCTATGGGCTGGAGCCATGGCTCCTTTCCAGATTGGTAGAGGAATCTGGTCCCAGGACATGGCTGCCTTGACCTGGTGTCTCCTCCTCATTGACGCTTCCATCTTCGCCATTCTGTATAGCAGCCACGTATGGGGCTCAGCCCGAAGTAGTTGCTGCTACTTGCATTATTTATTCCCCCTTCAGAATAGTCTCAGAGTGCCCAGGACTACGTCAAATGGTAGAGGGATGTTGTTTTGTAGGGTTAGGAGTATCCCAGGTTGCTGAGCTCTGGCTGTAACTGAAGAACAGGTAGGTGGGCCCTGGTAGTGATCCCTGGTCCCTTGTTGTTAGGCTGTTGGTTCCTTGCTAGAGAATTTGGCCACAAAGAGTTGCCAAGATAGCTGGGCCAAGAAGAAAGCGCCGTAGCCCTGACCCAGACGCTGTTGCCGACTCTGGGGCACTCTGGCTGTCGACCAAGCGGCTCAAGATGTCTGGCGGGGCTAGTGCTACAGGCCCAAGAAGAGGGCCCCCAGGACTGGAGGAGGCCACCAGTAAGAAGAAGCAGAAGGATCGAGCAAACCAGGAGAACAAGGATGGAGATCCTAGGAGAGGTGGTAATGGCATTCCTCGAGTGCTTGTGGGcatctcctccctccctgttGCTCTTCTTTCTGTCCTGGTCTGATGCTGAGAGAAGGGCCCAAGGCAAGCTGGTTAGAGCCTCAGCTTTGAGGTTGGGGTACTTGGCTGAGATCCTAAAAATAGTGTTTGGTGGGGTGTGGGGTCTTGGAGGCTGCCTCCTCCTCATCCTTTACCTATTCCCTTTGTTGTCAGGGTCAGTGTCCACTCCTCGGGAGGAACAGACCAAAGACGGTGAGTAATGAGCAGGCCTTTTGCGTGCTATAGTGCTAGTGGGAAAGCGGGCACAGGAGGTATAGTCCTCATCTGGAGACCCTCACGGTCTTACTGTCTCTGTCCCTACAGAGTTGTTGCTTGATTGGAGGCAGAGTGCAGATGAAGTGATTGTCAAGCTGCGTGTAGGAGCGGGTCCCCTGCAGCTGGAGGAGGTGAATGCTGCTTTCACGAACACAGACTGTGTGGTGCGGCTTCCAGGTACGTCCTTCCCGCCTGAGCCCAGCAGTATATTGAGTCCCCTGATGTGCCCCATCCCAGCTCACTGCCTCACTCTATCTCCAGATGGTCGGCAGTGGGGTGGTGTTTTCTATGCTGAGATAGAAGGTTTTAGCGCCAAAGTGCAGGCTCGTAAAGGTGGCCTCCTGCAGCTGGCACTGCCCAAGAAGGTGCCTATGCTCACATGGCCCTCTCTCCTGGTAAGTTGCAGAGCAGAGCAGGGTAGGGTCGGGATACCCAATGTCATTGACAGGGCCTGATTGCTGTGTCTTTGGCAGAAGAAACCTCTGGGGACGCAGGAGTTGGTGCCAGGGCTGAAGTGCCAGGAGAATGGGCAGGAGTCGTCTCCCATTGCCCTGGAGCCGGGCCCTGAGCCCCGCCGGGCCAAGCAGGAGGCCCGGAACCAGAAGCGGGCCCAGGGCCGTGGTGAGGTAGGGGCGGGGACTGGCCCTGGGGCCCAAGCGGGGCCCAGTGCCAAGAGGGCTGTGCATCTCCGAAGAGGGCCAGAAGGAGAAGGGTCCAGAGATGGCCCTGGACCCCAGGGCGATGCCCCCATCTTCctggctgagccaaccagccaggtgaGCGTACAGTGCCTGTGTGGGAGTtgggaggtggaggcagggtgTGGACTGCAGTGGGGGGGAGGCACCTGCCAGGCTAGCCCAGGATTGATCTTGCTCACAATCTCGCTGTGAATAGGCTGAGGCTGAGGAACAGCTCCGGGTACCACCATTGAACCCCCAGACCGGCCTCCTGGGCTCAGAGGAGAATCTAGCACTTTTGTCAGGAGAGAAGCCAGTGTCCCCCAGGAATGACCCAGTCTCTCCAGCCATGACCCGAAGCAGAGACCTTGAGAAAGGTGACCGTTCCAAAGAGGAGATGGCGCTGGCAGCAGATGCTGCGTCCTTGGTGGATGGTAAAGGTGGGGCTGGCAGTGGGTAGGCAGAACCCGATGTTGGGCtgcagggtgggtgggtgggtagggagTAGACTAGAAACAGGTGGGAACCTGTCCTGGGTGGTGCTGAGCGGTGGTCTCAACGTAGAGCCCGAGTCCATGGTGAGCCTGCCGTTTGTCAAGAACGACTCCTATGAGAAGGGGCCTGACTCGGTGGTGGTGCACGTGTACGTGAAGGAAATCTGCAGGGACATCTCTCGAGTGCTTTTCCGCGAGCAGGACTTCACCCTGATCTTCCagaccaggtgggtgggtggCAGGAGAGTGGCCAGACAGTGTGCTTCAGGCAGGACAGTGTTTCATGCTCTTCCTCCTGCCCTGCCATGCCTCAACAGGGACGGGAACTTCCTGAGACTGCACCCGGGCTGCGGGCCCCATACCATCTTCCGTTGGCAGGTGAAGCTCAGGTGGGTGGTGCCCAGCCCCACCACTGTGCCTGTCCCACTCTGGGCTCCGTCTCCTGGCGTATCTTGCCACACACCCATTCCACCTAAGTTCCTAAGTCCAGCTTTTTCCTGCAGGAACCTGATTGAGCCAGAGCAGTGTACCTTCTGCTTCACAGCTTCTCGCATTGACATTTGCCTCCGGAAGCGGCAGAGTCAACGCTGGGGGGGGCTGGAGGCCCCAGCTACACGAGGTCTGCACACGAGCTCCCTTCATTGCCCGGCCCACATGACCAGGACCTTCATCCCTTGCCACCTGCTGCTAACCACCAGCCCCCTCATTCCCCCTTTTTAAGGTGCAGTGGGTGGTGCAAAGGTTGCCGTGCCGACAGGCCCAACCCCTCTGGATTCAACGCCACCGGGAGGTGCCCCACACCCCCTGACGGTCCAGGAGGAAGCCCGGGCTGTGGAGAAGGAGAAACCGAAGACTCGATCTGAGGACACAGGCCTGGACGGTGTGGCAGCTCGTACCCCCATGGAACATGTCGCCCCAAAGCCAGAACCTCACTTGGCCTCAGTGAGACTCCTGGGGTCGGGAGGGCCAGGGATGGAGGGTGGAGAGCCGCAGGGCTGCTGTCTCATGCCCCTCTTGCTCCACAGCCCAAGCCCACATGCATGGTGCCTCCAATGCCCCACAGCCCTGTGAGTGGAGACAGtgtggaggaagaagaagaggaagagaagaaggtgtGTCTGCCAGGATTCACTGGCCTTGTCAATCTAGGCAACACCTGCTTCATGAATAGCGTCATTCAATCTCTGTCCAACACTCGGGAGCTCCGGGACTTCTTCCATGGTGAGAGCAGAGCCAGGAGCCCTGGGTTGTGGGCACGGGGTGTTTTCCCCTGCTCATACTTCTGTTTGCCTGCTGTCCCTAGACCGCTCCTTTGAGGCCGAAATCAACTATAACAACCCACTGGGGACAGGTGGGCGTCTAGCCATCGGCTTTGCCGTGCTGCTCCGGGCACTGTGGAAAGGCACCCACCATGCCTTCCAGCCTTCCAAGTTAAAGGTGATCTGTGGCCACTTCCTCCCTTGactggagagaatggggagggctGGTCAGCTGGTTGCGTGGTTGCGTGCAGGGACTCTGTGCTCACACATTTGATCCCTGCATCTAGGCCATTGTGGCGAGCAAGGCCAGCCAGTTCACGGGCTTTGCGCAGCATGATGCCCAGGAGTTCATGGCTTTTCTGCTGGATGGGCTGCATGAGGACCTGAACCGCATTCAGAATAAGCCCTACACGGAGACCGTGGACTCCGATGGCCGGCCCGACGAGGTCAGCAGAGGGGCAGAGGTGGCACATCTCGTGCATATCCCAGTGCCACCTCTCCTTGGTCCTCACCTCTTTTCCCCTCAGGTGGTGGCTGAGGAAGCATGGCAGAGACACAAGATGAGGAATGACTCTTTCATCGTGGACCTGTTCCAGGGCCAGTACAAGTCAAAGCTGGTGTGCCCCATGTGCGCCAAGGTATGTTGTGCTCCCCTAGAAAGAGACCCCTCCTTCGGCCTTGCCAGCCTGGTCAGATGGAAGTCAGAGGCATGTGCACCTCTAGGTGCTGCAGGGCAAGGGCCGGGCGGGGCAGCTGAGGGCAGGCCTTGGACTTCTGTGTGGGCTGCAGAGGTTGGCAGGTTAGGTTTCCTGGCTGAGGTGAACGTGAGGTTTGAGCTCAAAGACAGCCCGTAAGGGGAGGCAGCGGGGTGGGGGAGATCGAAAAGGCTCATGGGAGGCCACGGAGGGGCACACTGATAAGGTGACTAGACTAGGTAGGGTGTCAAGTGCCAGAAAGAGGGACTATTCTCTTTTGGTGGCCCTCCTGGGCTGTACAATGTCCTGAGAGTTTGCTGGCTGGCTGTGTGGCCCCGAGAGCCATTTGATGGCCTGCGCAGTGCCCCCTGTGCATCCGCAGGTCTCCATCACGTTTGACCCGTTCCTCTACCTGCCGGTGCCCTTGCCACAGAAGCAGAAGGTTCTGCCCGTCTTCTATTTTGCCCGGGAGCCCCACAGTAAGCCCATCAAGGTGAGGAGTAAGCTCCTACTGCCGGGGTGTCCTTGAGATCCTGGCCTGCCCACCCCATAGACTGCTCTCTCTGCCACAGTTCCTGGTGAGCATCAGCAAAGAGAACTCCAGTGCGAGCGAGGTGTTGGACTCCCTCTCCCAGAGTGTCCATGTGAAGCCCGAGAACCTGCGTCTGGCCGAGGCATGTCTGTCCTTCCCCCAGCTCTTAAGACTGTGGATTGTGTTCTTATAGCCCCAGACACCGGTGGGCGGTCACTGGCACCTGTACCCGGACACATGAGTGTGCACGTGACCGCATCAGAAGGGGTGGTGTGTTACTGGTTGAGGCCCAGTGGAAAGCAGGCGTCTGGGCTGTGCAGCACAGGGGCCTGTTCCCAGCCGCTGTCAGGGTTCACTGCCTCTTTGGCGGTGTCCTCCAACTGCTTTTCCCTTTGCAAACAAGGGAAGTGCGGGACTGGCCTTCCACCAGCTATAGTTCTTCCATCGGCTGCTCCTGCATATTGTCCCAGCTTTGTGTGCTGGTCTTCTCCAAAGGTCCCTAGTTTCCCGTGTGGCCGTGCTCTTTTCCTGAGAGGGCTGGGGGTAGGGAGGCACCTCCTTGGATGGGGCCGTCGGTGGTAACCACGGTGCAGTCTCAGCACAGCCCCTCTGAATGAGAGCACAGTAGAGACCCCCAGTGTGGAGGGCTGGTGTCGTTGACACCTGCTCCAGTCCTGGTCTGTCAGCATCTCTGAAGCACCAGGCTGCTTAGCTCAGTGGGCGCTAAAGCTGGTGCTAGTGGGGCCTCTGCTTCTATTGGGCCACagttcccacccctccccccacagacCCTGGATCAGAGCCAGGCCTTCTCCCTGTCCTCTGGGAAGGGCTCGTCATATAGAATCTGTGTGTTCTCTGTCTCAGGTGATTAAGAATCGTTTCCATCGTGTGTTCTTGCCCTCCCACTCCCTGGACACTGTGTCCCCATCGGACATACTCCTCTGCTTTGAGCTGTTGTCCCCAGAGCTGGCTAAGGAGCGGGTGGTGGTGCTCGAGGTGCAGCAGGTAAGTCAAGGCCAACCTGATGCCACAGGGTCTGGGGGGGGCATTCCCACCTGGCCTGGCCTTGCTGAGCCAGACACCCCACCCTAGCGCCCCCAGGTGCCCAGCATTCCCATCTCCAAGTGCGCAGCCTGCCAACGGAAGCAACAGTCCGAGGATGAGAAGCTGAAACGCTGTACTCGGTGCTACCGCGTGGGCTACTGCAACCAGTGAGGACCCCCAcggtctgcccctcccctcccgcctGCCACCCACCTCCCTTCCGCATGTTTTAAGCCTTGGAAGAGGCAGAACTGGCGTTTTCCAGGGCCAGAGGCTAGCCCCT
This window of the Saccopteryx bilineata isolate mSacBil1 chromosome 10, mSacBil1_pri_phased_curated, whole genome shotgun sequence genome carries:
- the USP19 gene encoding ubiquitin carboxyl-terminal hydrolase 19 isoform X6, whose product is MSGGASATGPRRGPPGLEEATSKKKQKDRANQENKDGDPRRGGSVSTPREEQTKDELLLDWRQSADEVIVKLRVGAGPLQLEEVNAAFTNTDCVVRLPDGRQWGGVFYAEIEGFSAKVQARKGGLLQLALPKKVPMLTWPSLLKPLGTQELVPGLKCQENGQESSPIALEPGPEPRRAKQEARNQKRAQGRGEVGAGTGPGAQAGPSAKRAVHLRRGPEGEGSRDGPGPQGDAPIFLAEPTSQAEAEEQLRVPPLNPQTGLLGSEENLALLSGEKPVSPRNDPVSPAMTRSRDLEKGDRSKEEMALAADAASLVDEPESMVSLPFVKNDSYEKGPDSVVVHVYVKEICRDISRVLFREQDFTLIFQTRDGNFLRLHPGCGPHTIFRWQVKLRNLIEPEQCTFCFTASRIDICLRKRQSQRWGGLEAPATRGAVGGAKVAVPTGPTPLDSTPPGGAPHPLTVQEEARAVEKEKPKTRSEDTGLDGVAARTPMEHVAPKPEPHLASPKPTCMVPPMPHSPVSGDSVEEEEEEEKKVCLPGFTGLVNLGNTCFMNSVIQSLSNTRELRDFFHDRSFEAEINYNNPLGTGGRLAIGFAVLLRALWKGTHHAFQPSKLKAIVASKASQFTGFAQHDAQEFMAFLLDGLHEDLNRIQNKPYTETVDSDGRPDEVVAEEAWQRHKMRNDSFIVDLFQGQYKSKLVCPMCAKVSITFDPFLYLPVPLPQKQKVLPVFYFAREPHSKPIKFLVSISKENSSASEVLDSLSQSVHVKPENLRLAEVIKNRFHRVFLPSHSLDTVSPSDILLCFELLSPELAKERVVVLEVQQRPQVPSIPISKCAACQRKQQSEDEKLKRCTRCYRVGYCNQLCQKTHWPDHKGLCRPENIGYPFLVSVPASRLTYARLAQLLEGYARYSVSVFQPPFQPGRMALESQGPGCTSLHSTSSLEAGDSEREPISIQPPELQPVTPVAEGDTVVPRAWAAPDRVPAPSTSGISPEILASGPIEVGSLPAGERVSRPEAAVPGYQHPSEAMNSHTPQFFIYKIDASNREQRLEDKGDTPLDLGDDCSLALVWRNNERLQEFVLVASKELECAEDLGSAGEAARAGHFTLDQCLTLFTRPEVLAPEEAWYCPQCKQHREASKQLLLWRLPNVLIVQLKRFSFRSFIWRDKINDLVEFPVRNLDLSKFCIGQKEEQLPSYDLYAVINHYGGMIGGHYTACARLPNDRSSQRSDVGWRLFDDSTVTTVDESQVVTRYAYVLFYRRRNSPVERPPRAGTSEHLPDMGPAAEAAASQASRIWQELEAEEEPVPEGPAPLGPWGPQDWVGPPPRGPTTADEGCLRYFVLGTVAALVALVLNVFYPLVSQSRWR
- the USP19 gene encoding ubiquitin carboxyl-terminal hydrolase 19 isoform X14 translates to MSGGASATGPRRGPPGLEEATSKKKQKDRANQENKDGDPRRGGSVSTPREEQTKDELLLDWRQSADEVIVKLRVGAGPLQLEEVNAAFTNTDCVVRLPDGRQWGGVFYAEIEGFSAKVQARKGGLLQLALPKKVPMLTWPSLLKPLGTQELVPGLKCQENGQESSPIALEPGPEPRRAKQEARNQKRAQGRGEVGAGTGPGAQAGPSAKRAVHLRRGPEGEGSRDGPGPQGDAPIFLAEPTSQAEAEEQLRVPPLNPQTGLLGSEENLALLSGEKPVSPRNDPVSPAMTRSRDLEKGDRSKEEMALAADAASLVDEPESMVSLPFVKNDSYEKGPDSVVVHVYVKEICRDISRVLFREQDFTLIFQTRDGNFLRLHPGCGPHTIFRWQVKLRNLIEPEQCTFCFTASRIDICLRKRQSQRWGGLEAPATRGAVGGAKVAVPTGPTPLDSTPPGGAPHPLTVQEEARAVEKEKPKTRSEDTGLDGVAARTPMEHVAPKPEPHLASPKPTCMVPPMPHSPVSGDSVEEEEEEEKKVCLPGFTGLVNLGNTCFMNSVIQSLSNTRELRDFFHDRSFEAEINYNNPLGTGGRLAIGFAVLLRALWKGTHHAFQPSKLKAIVASKASQFTGFAQHDAQEFMAFLLDGLHEDLNRIQNKPYTETVDSDGRPDEVVAEEAWQRHKMRNDSFIVDLFQGQYKSKLVCPMCAKVSITFDPFLYLPVPLPQKQKVLPVFYFAREPHSKPIKFLVSISKENSSASEVLDSLSQSVHVKPENLRLAEVIKNRFHRVFLPSHSLDTVSPSDILLCFELLSPELAKERVVVLEVQQRPQVPSIPISKCAACQRKQQSEDEKLKRCTRCYRVGYCNQLCQKTHWPDHKGLCRPENIGYPFLVSVPASRLTYARLAQLLEGYARYSVSVFQPPFQPGRMALESQGPGCTSLHSTSSLEAGDSEREPISIQPPELQPVTPVAEGDTVVPRAWAAPDRVPAPSTSGISPEILASGPIEVGSLPAGERVSRPEAAVPGYQHPSEAMNSHTPQFFIYKIDASNREQRLEDKGDTPLDLGDDCSLALVWRNNERLQEFVLVASKELECAEDLGSAGEAARAGHFTLDQCLTLFTRPEVLAPEEAWYCPQCKQHREASKQLLLWRLPNVLIVQLKRFSFRSFIWRDKINDLVEFPVRNLDLSKFCIGQKEEQLPSYDLYAVINHYGGMIGGHYTACARLPNDRSSQRSDVGWRLFDDSTVTTVDESQVVTRYAYVLFYRRRNSPVERPPRAGTSEHLPDMGPAAEAAASQGLGPGPAPEVAPTRTAPERFAPPVDCPAPTYSNMEEVD